The Nitrospira sp. sequence TGGAAAAGAAGTGATAGACGGCGTAGCTCATCAGGCTGTTCTGGTTCAACCCACCGAACTTGCGATCGAAATCAGGCCAGCTGAGGACGAGCTCAGCGTGGTCGGTTGGGCCTTTCGGTGCCCATCCCACAAACGCAGCAATCGATGTGGCAACGCCCGTTATCGTGCGTACGCCACTTGGAATCTCCTCGATGTACACACCTGGATAGGTCGGTGATGTCGGCATTGGTCTCCTCCGCTAGACTGTTAGTTCGTGTTAAGTCAGCTGTTGCTTCCCTATGATCAAGCCTGGATACTCACCCAATAGTTGACTGCAAATACTCGGCTCGTCCACAAGGGTTCCTTACATTGCTCTGATATGGCACAGTAAAGAAGAGATTGTGGCGGGCCAATAGATCGCTGGATCCATTTGGATCTAGAGACAGCAACAAAATGGATCTATGCGCATCTAGATCTCTTCTGACCTAGCCCACATTATTCATGACGGTTCGTCGCGAAATTGCGGAGTCGCCAGGCGAGACTGGCGCACGGAGCCGCGAGGAAGGGAGGCAGACTTGAAACAGTCTGTTGACCGACCGAGCGGCGAGTCCGCCCGCCAACATGCCACTGAAGCCGCATGTTGGCTTGTCGCAGCGGCGAACCCGCAATTGCAGCAGAAGTGCTCACGAATAATGTGGGCTAGGCAAGATCTGGCGGCTTGACCTGATACACAAGACCTCGTGCAGCCGCGCGACTGAAGAGAGGCTCAGCAGGTATTCAGTTTGGATGTCGGCATCGTATCTCCCTCTGTTTAGACTGTTCGTTAAAGCCTGTGGTCCTGCTTTTCGTTGCTTGAGTCGCCTGCCTAACAGAGGAACTATTCATGGCCGATGCTTCCATAGACCGACTGTGCAATCTGTCGCCCCAGTCCTGTTGCTTACTTTTCGACAAACACCAGATCCTCAGGGTTGACCGTGAGTCTGACATCCTCTCCTGTCACTTCGATGAAGGTGTCGAGATTGGTGAAATGGCCATTCTTCAACTCCACGACCGGGTCCGGATTGGCGGCAAGGAAGTCCTTGAAGCCATCGATGTTCCCGCCGTTTCCGATGAAGTTCACGATGCGGCGAAAGAGTTTGGGCAGGATGACGTGTTTCTCAGTGACAGACGAGAGACTTGAAACCGTAAACCCTTTCGTCGTCTTATCCTTTGACCAGATACCTTTGCCACCCCCCTTTCGAGCCTGCGCCACCGCCGACGTGATTTTTTCCCTCAGATCAGAAAAGAGTCCTGTGTAATAAGTCGGATAGGCCAGCCCTTCCAGCGCCGACTTATAGGTCACGCTTTCTTCCAGACGGTCCGGCCGAAGAAACACCTCCGTCCCATCCTCCTCTTCGGCGTCCCCCGCAAACACGAAGGAGACCGGCCGGCGATACTTTTCAATCGCGCGCGACAGGATGTGCCCGCGCGTACCGTCCTGCGCGGAGACGACTTTAGCTCCCTTGTCGAACTTGACCTTCTTGATCTCGAGTTCATCGAGTAGAAACCGCAAGGCCTTGTGGACCAATTTCAGCGATTGATGGCGTCCTTGATAGTGCGTCTCCAGGATATCGATCGCTTCGATCCTGAGTTGGGCGTGCTCTCTGGCATTCAGCCCAACCGGGGGCCGTTGAGCAAGTTCCAATTATTGCGATCGTCGGCTTTGAAGCGGATTGAGTCTCCATCCGGCGAGTAGCCCACGACGTGG is a genomic window containing:
- a CDS encoding phage tail sheath family protein: MPTSPTYPGVYIEEIPSGVRTITGVATSIAAFVGWAPKGPTDHAELVLSWPDFDRKFGGLNQNSLMSYAVYHFFS